One window of the Bacillus oleivorans genome contains the following:
- the rpsJ gene encoding 30S ribosomal protein S10, with protein sequence MAKQKIRIRLKAYDHRILDQSAEKIVETAKRSGANVSGPIPLPTEKSVYTILRAVHKYKDSREQFEMRTHKRLIDIVNPTPQTVDSLMRLDLPSGVDIEIKL encoded by the coding sequence ATGGCAAAACAAAAAATTCGTATTCGTTTAAAAGCTTATGATCACAGAATCCTAGATCAATCAGCTGAAAAGATTGTAGAAACAGCAAAACGTTCAGGTGCGAATGTATCGGGTCCAATCCCGCTTCCAACTGAAAAGAGTGTGTACACAATTCTTCGAGCAGTCCATAAGTACAAAGACTCTCGTGAGCAATTCGAAATGCGCACACACAAACGTCTTATTGACATCGTGAACCCAACTCCACAAACAGTTGATTCACTTATGAGACTAGATCTACCATCAGGCGTAGACATCGAAATTAAACTTTAA
- the tuf gene encoding elongation factor Tu — protein sequence MGKAKFDRSKPHVNVGTIGHVDHGKTTLTAAITTVLAKQGKAEARAYDQIDGAPEERERGITISTAHVEYETETRHYAHVDCPGHADYVKNMITGAAQMDGGILVVSAADGPMPQTREHILLSRNVGVPYLVVFLNKCDMVDDEELLELVEMEVRDLLSEYDFPGDDIPVIKGSALKALEGDSEWEAKIIELMDAVDEYVPTPQRDTDKPFMMPVEDVFSITGRGTVATGRVERGQVKVGDVVDIIGLSEEPKSTTVTGVEMFRKLLDYAEAGDNIGALLRGVAREEIQRGQVLAKPGTITPHTSFKAEVYVLSKEEGGRHTPFFSNYRPQFYFRTTDVTGIIQLPEGVEMVMPGDNIEMTVELIAPIAIEDGTRFSIREGGRTVGSGVVTTITK from the coding sequence TAAAACTACTTTAACTGCAGCTATCACTACTGTACTTGCTAAGCAAGGTAAAGCTGAAGCTCGTGCATATGACCAAATTGATGGTGCACCAGAAGAAAGAGAACGTGGAATCACAATCTCTACTGCACACGTTGAATATGAAACTGAAACTCGTCACTATGCTCACGTTGACTGCCCAGGACACGCTGACTATGTTAAAAACATGATCACTGGTGCTGCGCAAATGGATGGAGGGATCCTAGTAGTATCTGCTGCTGATGGTCCAATGCCACAAACTCGTGAACACATTCTTCTTTCTCGTAATGTAGGTGTTCCTTACCTTGTTGTATTCTTAAACAAATGTGACATGGTAGATGACGAAGAACTATTAGAACTAGTTGAAATGGAAGTTCGTGATCTTCTTTCTGAATACGATTTCCCTGGCGATGACATTCCTGTAATCAAAGGTTCTGCTCTTAAAGCTCTTGAGGGAGATTCTGAATGGGAAGCAAAAATCATTGAACTTATGGACGCTGTTGATGAGTACGTTCCAACGCCACAACGTGACACTGACAAACCTTTCATGATGCCAGTTGAGGATGTATTCTCAATCACTGGTCGTGGTACAGTTGCAACTGGCCGTGTTGAACGCGGACAAGTAAAAGTTGGGGATGTAGTCGATATCATTGGTCTTTCTGAAGAGCCAAAATCTACTACTGTAACTGGTGTTGAAATGTTCCGTAAGCTTCTTGACTATGCTGAAGCTGGAGACAACATTGGTGCACTTCTTCGTGGGGTTGCTCGTGAAGAAATACAACGTGGTCAAGTATTAGCAAAGCCTGGTACAATTACACCACACACTAGCTTCAAAGCTGAAGTTTACGTTCTTTCTAAAGAAGAAGGTGGTCGTCATACTCCATTCTTCTCAAACTACCGTCCACAATTCTACTTCCGTACAACTGACGTAACAGGAATCATTCAGCTTCCTGAAGGAGTAGAAATGGTTATGCCTGGCGATAACATTGAAATGACAGTAGAATTGATTGCTCCGATCGCGATTGAAGACGGAACAAGATTCTCTATCCGTGAAGGTGGACGTACAGTTGGTTCTGGTGTTGTTACTACAATCACTAAGTAA